DNA from Candidatus Eremiobacteraceae bacterium:
ACGCCGTAGCTGCTCAATCGACCTTTCAAGTGGAAGCGATCGATCGCGGCCGCGAGATCGTGGTCACGGTGACCGATCCGGGCGATGACACTTTGCCGCCGCTGTTGCGCGACCCCGATCGCGTGGGTGGCCTGGGCCTTTTCCTGATTCGCCACCTCATGGATCGAATGTCGCTCGATATGTCGGCGGAAGGCACGCGGCTGACCATGTCGCGCCGCAAACCCGCCGCTTGAATCGAATGGCCGAAAACTCGTGTAGGGAGATGATGATGGTCGTCAGGCAAAGAGCCCTCGCAATGGAATCGCCAAATCCGGGAGAGCCCCTGCCCGCGCCGGAGCCCGGCGACGACCCGAGCCCCAGTCCGCATCCTAGTCCGCCTATCAAACCGGCCAGAGGAGTGCGCGAGCCGGGTTCCCATGTCGTCCAGCTACACGGTTCCGACGAGCAAATTCTCAAGTCGAGTGCCGTCAGTTATCTTGCCGACGGCCTCAATCTTGGCGGCGGAGCGC
Protein-coding regions in this window:
- a CDS encoding ATP-binding protein, which translates into the protein MTTSPRRRQPAANGRTISVRLPGTPSSVAEARDQIVGFARESGFPDDQLFDIGLAVGEACANAVMHAVAAQSTFQVEAIDRGREIVVTVTDPGDDTLPPLLRDPDRVGGLGLFLIRHLMDRMSLDMSAEGTRLTMSRRKPAA